In Cheilinus undulatus linkage group 16, ASM1832078v1, whole genome shotgun sequence, one DNA window encodes the following:
- the LOC121523815 gene encoding gastrula zinc finger protein XlCGF57.1-like, with translation MSAGFQDLSVLPEEFKQIKEEPDELWSNQEEEQLQGTEEADIIKFTFYPVEVKSEDDEERPQSSQLHERQAGFKGEDCVGAEIDRISDPEGDFQLETEVKTEDSSEPETDDSADWKETNEYSLLENTVNKRRKLHDCSECGKEFDRKGHLMIHIRTHTGEKPFGCSECGKRFIQKGCLNRHMIIHTGEKPYSCSVCGKIFNNQSTVTRHMVIHTKEKPFTCPECGKKFSLKGLLTQHMRSHTGEKPFSCPHCDKRFKQQGHLTDHIRTHTGEKPFLCSECGKRFNYQRSLVTHMVVHTGEKVCSCCECGKEFSHKVSLNKHMMIHKGEKPFSCSECGRRFNRKGNLNQHLMIHKEEKPFSCSECGERFYRPDFLTQHMRVHTGEKPFSCSECNERFKSKSHLKAHIAHHAGEKPFSCKICDKRFAWRSQMRLHKCVGGKALEPLHVKTEEEKEEIGADGEDSGGAEPDRNATVFPTSPVNLPPQ, from the coding sequence TTCTTCCAGAGGAGTTCAAGCAGATTAAAGAAGAACCAGATGAGCTGTGGAGCAATCAGGAGGAAGAGCAGCTTCAAGGAACAGAGGAGGCTGATATCATCAAGTTCACGTTTTATCCTGTCGAAGTGAAGAGTGAAGATGACGAAGAGAGACCTCAGTCCTCACAGCTTCATGAGAGACAAGCTGGATTCAAGGGAGAGGACTGTGTAGGAGCAGAAATAGACAGGATATCTGACCCAGAGGGAGACTTCCAGCTAGAGACTGAGGTCAAGACTGAAGACTCCTCTGAACCGGAGACTGATGACAGCGCTGATTGGAAGGAGACTAACGAGTACAGTTTGCtggaaaacactgtaaataAGAGAAGGAAGTTACATgactgctctgagtgtggtaaagaGTTTGACCGAAAAGGTCACCTGATGATACACATAAGgactcacacaggagagaaaccttttggctgctctgagtgtggcaaAAGATTTATCCAAAAGGGGTGTCTTAACAGGCATATGataattcacacaggagagaaaccctacagctgctctgtttgtggcaaaatatttaacaatcaaagtACTGTGACAAGACACATGGTCATCCATACTAAGGAAAAACCCTTTACCTGCCctgaatgtggtaaaaagttcaGCCTCAAAGGTCTACTTACACAACATATGAGAAGTCACACAGGagaaaaacccttcagctgccctCATTGTgataaaagatttaaacaaCAAGGCCATCTCACAGATCACATCAGaactcacacaggagagaaaccctttctCTGCTCAGAGTGTGGCAAAAGATTTAACTATCAAAGAAGTTTGGTCACACATATGGTCGTTCACACTGGGGAGAAAGTGTGTTCCTGTTGTGAGTGTGGTAAAGAATTTAGCCATAAAGTTAGCCTGAACAAACACATGATGATTCACaaaggagagaaacccttcagctgctctgagtgtggcaGAAGATTCAATCGGAAAGGTAATCTGAATCAACATTTGATGATTCATAAGgaagagaaacccttcagctgctctgaatgtGGGGAAAGATTTTATCGGCCAGATTTTCTGACACAGCATATGAGAGTCcatacaggagagaaaccgttcagctgctctgagtgtaaTGAAAGGTTTAAATCCAAGTCTCATCTGAAAGCTCATATCGCCCATCATGCTGGAGAAAAACCATTTAGCTGCAAAATCTGTGATAAAAGATTTGCTTGGCGTTCTCAGATGAGACTTCACAAATGTGTTGGCGGTAAGGCTTTGGAGCCTCTTCATGTCAAAactgaggaagaaaaagaggaaataggAGCAGATGGAGAGGACTCGGGGGGGGCAGAGCCAGACAGGAATGCCACTGTTTTCCCCACCAGCCCAGTGAACCTTCCCCCACAGTAA